The genomic region CACGCTGACACTCCGGAAGTGAGCTCAGCTTCTGATTGGACGCTAGAGGCGGGAAGAGACAGAAATGTAGACAAACGGGGGAAAAAagggagaggaaaaaacaaccaCCCACAACAAGCACCTCCCTACTGTACATCCAACCCAATACTTACTAAATGAGTCAGTCACTACGTCACCTTGTGGCAATGCAGAACGATGATTTGCACAAAGAATAAACTGCAATAACACTCttcatttgtttgtaaataaCGACTTTATTGGTTgcatcaataaatacaaaatataaagcaAAACGTCTTCAATATGTGTCTTTACCCCCTTTTCAAACTCtcttttttaactattttattgTTAAAGCTCTATTAAAATAGGTTTATGAAAATACAACTGTccagctacatgaaaaatataaacttttattgtgaagcagTTGTAATCAAAGGGTGTGATAAGACTATTTACctgagataaataaaactgagtcaTTCAGTTGTACTAGAAAATGCTAAGCATTGTTCAATACTATTTATAGTTCTTCGTGGTCAATGCTTACATCCTCATAAGTGGCCacgttcatttatttattggtgttgtagttatttacaaatattacaGAAAGCACAACCAGAACACAATTACAACCAGTCAAATAAGACTAGTCAAACACACAATCCTTTCACACTGGAGACCTCTGTGTTAAGAGAGAAGAGGTGCACATCGTGTCCTTCAGAATATCatctaaattatttacaaatccACATTAAAGGATTGCTTAAAGCAACTGGCGTTTTCTCTCGTGGAGAACTCCATCTCTCCATGGCGTTCGACAAAAACACTCTGGACAGTGTATTGCTAGCTTTCCTCCACTCGCTTAAGAGGCTTTTCTTCAGTCTTGATGTTGTTGAGATTCTGAATAGATACTGTAGGATCCACTCTTTCTTTGGATCTGAACGGCCTTGGATCTGAGAGAGGGGTCATTTTGTGACTTTCCAAGAACCTCTGCATGTCGTACTCCTTCTTCCTTATAATGATCTTTTTGATACGTTTGAAGATGAGGTACACCATTTCACAGATGCACATTAAGATGCAGACAGAAGAGGAGACCACCATGAAGAGCGTGAAGATCTTTTTCTCCGTGGGCCGGGATATGTAGCAGTCCACTACGTTGGGGCAAGGTGGCAGTTCGCACTTGGTCAGGCGGGGCATGTCGTAACCCTTGTAGATGAAATGCAGAATATAGAGGAAGCCAGCATCGAAGCCCGCCTTGAAGATCAAACTCACCTGTAAAATGGGATGCATTTGTGTCAAACGTGGGAAAGAATAAATTAACTAGGAATGTCACTTTTGATGcaagtttgtacatttttttctcctcagaatTTCTAAGCCCAACTTCATGTCAAAGTCAAATCAAGGATACCAAATTTTGCTAAATCCATCTTTCTTACCAGGTAAGTCCACCACAGGCCTCCACGTTTCTTTCCAGGGCGGGCATACAAGTGCTCCCCCTTGTGGGAGGTGGTGTACTCCATGTCCTTCTTCTCCCTGTACTTGACGTGACCGACGACCATGAGCGATGGGCAGGTGACGAAGATGAGCTGCAGGGCCCACAGGCGGATGTGGGAGATGGGGAAGACATGGTCGTAACAAACATTGGTGCAGCCTGGCTGCTTAGTGTTGCAGTCAAAGTCTTTGCTTTCGTCGCCCCACACCCGCTGAGCTGCTACCACAAACACCAGGACCCGGAAGATGAACACCATAGAGAGCCAGACCCGGCCAAACACAGTGGAGTATTTGTTAACTCCACTCAGGAGCACCTCTAGATTACCCCAGTTCATGATTGCCCACTTATGGGTGCGTGTTTGGACGGAAGAGGGTCAGGAGAGAAGCTGGAAATCGTCAGAAGTCCTGATGCTTTCAACCTgagaaaaggggaagaaaagagAATTAAAAGACTAAAGGCTGAGAAAGCAAAAGTGAAATGTTTCAgcttgacaaataaaataatctaattttttCCATAGAAGTTTGCTTGAGACTTTACAAACAAGGAtgataatttgtttaaaccagaTACAGACATTTCTAACAGTCCTAACCTCAGTTGGCAAACTAGATTGTTTTCCCAATATGGGATGTTTGACAGAGTAAAATTGCAGATTCATGCTTATCAAAGCCATGTTTGCTGATAATGGGGCGCTGGTTATTTTCCTCCCTTTCTCTTCCCTGTCTTCACTCAAAAAAACAATGGCCAATGCATAATGCTGCCACAACCATCTATTGTGGTTGTGGCAAATGGGAATTCGGTCATGTTTTGAGGTTGCAGAGTGGTGAGATAGACGCAGTGGACCAAGGTAGTAGAGAAAATGATGGTTTAATGAAGAATAATGcacaaaatccaggcagcacaggtgagcagaaGGCTAGGAGCTCAGAACTGGTATCAAAAGGAAACACAGCTAGAGACAATGACATTAGACAAGGACCCAACAACAAACAAGAGACACAGGTggatttaaatacacagagTGTAATCAGGGGAACTAGACACAGGTGGGATCAATCAAGGGTAGACCGGACAACACGGAAACTCAActgacacagaaacctaaataaacgcacagaaaactcaaatccttaCAAATTCTTAAGGATTTCTTTGTAAACAATGACTTTCTTCTGACTTCTTTTCAATTAAGACCAAACTCTTGGCTGTTTCTATGCCCTCAGGCTGTCCTTGTGGAGAATTGTGAAATGGAGCGAaaaggatatttaaaaaaaacccaaaactttatgtgctacataaattttttttagcccCGTTTactctgataaataaaaatgtcttaaaatacaAAGGGAAGCAAGACACATTTTTCCGTTGAGTCTTTGCATTGATGATGCTTAAACTGCAACAGTAGCAATAGAACCACTGCAGTTGTTCTTTTAATGGTGTGTTCAGttcctaacacacacacacacacacacacgcccacccccgcctgcacaccccaacacacacaccataAGCAGCTCTTTCATGTTAATGAAGTGGGTGGAATACAAACTGCCTGGCATTACTTTCACAAATGTATTTCCAGTTAAAAAGATGTTTCACATTCAGTCTGAGTGGAGTTTTCTAAAACTGACTCGTTACACTTCAGTGGGTGAGTCATCATCAGAGCCTGCCTTTGTAGGGAGGACAAACTAATACTCTTGACTCTATTAGCAAGCCGcttaaaatgtttgaacagTATTTGAAACATGCCGCACAACAGGCAAACGGCGCCGTCAGTATGATGCCAACTTTAAAGAAGTTGGAGTCCAACTTCTTTAAAGTATGAAAAGCCTATGATTTGTGCATATGGACGTGGGAGCTTTGTCTGACTGACGTCAGTCCCTCCTGATAGTTAATGTCTTGTCCTGATTGAGTACACATTCTAAAGAAATGTCTTGTGTTTCAAAGCATTTAagtacaaacttttttttttaagtgtagcTATCAGAAAGAGTTTGTACCTTTAAAAGTGCCAGACTTTAcaataacaagaaaaaagtgCCCCCCCACCTCCTCACTCTCCCAAAActcctttttatatttacatctCATTCTGATAAACACTGGCAGTCTGACAGggggtgagaaaaaaaaaagaagttggaTAACAGCTTCACTGCCCACCGTTCCATTTCGGCTCCGTCTCGTCTAATCCCTGGCATCTGGATTCAAAAAAATGCTCTCTGTCAACGTCTCAGCATCACCGTGGACATATTGAGCTGTCAAATCAGATTCCATTTACTTTCTCATCCAGCATGTCTGACTATTAAATTACAACAGCATAAAAAGACCCAACTCTACAAATGCCACGGGGATCAAAACAGAGACTATTTAAAAGCAGACACGTACAGTCGACGCTGATGCTACCCACACTTTACCTTTCCTCATAAATGGATGATCCAGACAGGAGCATTAATCTCAGAGTGCGCCTCGGCCCGTTCCTCTCAGACTTAGATGCTGAGCAATTTTACCTGCTGAGCGATGCTTTTTGGGAGTATTAATGCATGGCATTTTGTGCAAGACGGGCCTCTTGCATTTACATCCATTTGTCCCTGATGATGCTCATCTATAGTAATAACAAAGTTTTTCCAAGGGCAATTATTAATCTCTGATTTTGGACAAGTTTCAACCTACCAATACgtcttttgaaaaaagaaaattgtgatttcatttcaatttatttcagaaccaaaatgtttgcggagttgatattttaaaatgtttctatcaTCTTAAGTTAATGATTTGGGTAATTAGCATTGAGAGCATTATGCTGCTTCCAATGACATCAGGAAAACgtctagttgtttttttcatgtgttgTTTCCAGAGGGGTTTACCTGATATATAACTATAGAGACAAAGATGGCAACTCTACATAtggccttcctgttatcttcttagaagtcttgcttttttttatatgtctCTGCAtgttgtatttccttttaagtATCTTCTTACGTCGTTGCTTTATCTCttcatcaaatcaaatcagattTCATTTGACTTGATTGGCTATCTCTCTTAATCTTTGAACACCTCACTGAAGGTTAAAACAGCCGTCTTCGAGTCATCTTCAACTTCCACTTTGAAGAGTTGGTTGTGCTTAGCTACGACGCCGTCCCcgataatattatttttaagtgttcGACATCTTGGTCGGTGCCTTTTCGGCTGAGAAAAACCCGTTTCCAGCTGCCAGCCAACTTCTTGGTCCGTCTCCAAACTCTTTTTCAGGAAGTATTGCCATTCCTCGACAAATCTCACGTAAATTAGAGTAAAATTTAGGTGACATCTCAAAATTGGGGTGGGAGGAGAAATCTCAGAGTGTATCTATTCTGAGAAAAACAGCATCAGCCGGCCAGCAATTTGTTTTTCCTATTTGCTACCAAATGCAACATCGCCTTCCCCAACGGCCGCAGCTGGTCCCATCATCTCTTTGCTAAGggtttgtcctttttctttcttctcacaAAGCACACATATCACTCTCTTTCAGATTGTGCAATGCGTTTACGCACCTGCATTCAAACAACTGCATTTAGAACCTCAGTGCGACTCTTACAGGACACAGAATAAATACACCTTTTTAATTCTCAAGTAGCATATAATATTGTATCAGAAATACAGAGTAATACAATAATACTTTGTACATGAGCCCCTTGGCAGAAGAAATAAACTGACTAGAACTTCCTCTACGAGTTAAGTTAGTTGCATCTACTTCTCCAGCTAAAACAATACATCTCCAAGCCTCTTTATTGTAAAAGGTGGTTGACATTCTCTCGTGGAACTTTCCATGCATTCCTCTTTTTGACCGGTTTAACTTGGATTTTGTCTCTGTTTGTAATTTCGGTCTTAAATAGAGAGCAATCAATTCAGTAGCCTATTAGTTTCCCTTATGCATGTCATCTATAAGTTGTATGACTGATCTTACCTCTTAACATGACTTCCTCTAATTGTTTCATTGTTGTTGTTCTagtcttcttttctcttttttctttctcttctatTTTTAGCATTCAAAGAAAAGTACTGAAGGTCGGTAACTAATCTGAATTGCATCTAATTTCCTAAGCATCTGTCTatatgaaacaagaaaaaaaaaacaaagaacctTACCAAAGACACGGAGTGGAaggtaaaacacagaaatcctGTCTGGCTGCTGAGGAAGTGTCGTGTTTCAGCTCCTACTGCGTAGACAGAAAATGACTCGGTTCCATATGGATGGTTTTAGGTGTGGACCTGTCGGATCAGTCGAGGATGGGTGGAGCGTCTCACTCAGACACCCATAGGTAATTCCAATGTGTCCTGGCCGGGCATGAGAAAACCTGCCGAGTGTTTAGATGAAAGGCAAGGCAGAGAGAATGTGTCgcagaagagaaagagaaacacagagaaatactTTCGctacacttaaaaataaagtgaCTAAACGAGATTCTTTGTTTGAGTCGTCGACATTTTTCACCTTTAAGTTTCACTTTGTGTCCTCTCaatctttttatgtttacaagAGGATTTCGTGTGCCTACGAAAGTATTCTCTCCCCCCTCCagtctttttcacattttgttacaaatcAAATGCAAgcctaaatgtattttatttttgacttacTGTAACAAACCACTACAATTTATGATACTGTAATTGTGAAGATGAAGATTTCTGAGTATTTCCCAACTTCTCtaacaaaaactggaaaattgAGGCATCCATTTGTTTTAACTCCCAAATCAAATCAACCAGTTCCATTCAGAAGTAATCCAAAAAGTCAATAGCGTAACTGTGTAAGTTAATGTCAGGACAAATCCAGTCGTTCTTTTAAGGTCTCAGAGCTTTGTTAGTTAACaaagagcacataacaccagttttaaagtccctacacggGCTctctgtagctcaaagaatagactttaaaatactgttgttagtttataaatcactgaacggcttagcaccacaatacattaaagatctgcttttattgtatcaaccttccagacctctcaggtcttccggttctggttctgctctgcatccccagaaccagaaccaaacgaggagaagcagctttcagcatctatgcaccacaaatttggaacaaacttccagaaaactgtaaaacagctgaaacattgacttcttttaaatctagaccaaaaacccacctgtttagaattgcatttgaaatgtaatcaattacaaatttattgatggaacttgaattaatgtcgtgttttgattgttgattctatgttgcattttgtttctgtgtttgtaatgatgtaaagcactttgaaatgccttgctgctgaaatgtgctatacaaataaaatttgattgattgattgattttgaaCAAACAGCATGTTGAAGATCAAGGGACACAACAAACAGGACAAAGATAATGTTTTGGTTGTAAAACAATATCCAAACCTACAAAAAAAGTCACAGTTCAATGCATCATTGGAAAATGGAAAGGTTATAACACAAACCCTTCAAGATATAGTTATCCACTCATACTAGCAGATGACCCACTAGATAACTAGTATGAATCATCTAGTGAAGCTGCATGATGTGTTGTggtccacagctcaggtgggacaaTCTGCCAGTCACGCACTCCACAAACGTGGTTTTAATTGATCAAAAAAAGTCACTGTCGAAAAAAgccctgtttgcagtttgtcatGTTGGAGTTACAGTAAACAGGCACTCTGGTAAGAAGAGACACTCATGCTGAAAACATCTTCCTACACGGACTCATGATCAAGCTGTGGGAATGTTGGTTTCTCAGCAGCTATGAGGAAGTAGCTGTAGAGGTTATTACAAGATGGAGTCAAATAAACAACATCTTAGAAGGAAAACTTGTTTGAGGTGCCAAAAAATTTGAAACAGGTGAAGAGAATCAGGACACAAACCTGAAATGTATAATTAGAGCTAAGCTGCAGCAGTTTAGATCAAAGACATTTCAGAATGGATCTATCAACATAATGATCTAAACCCAGTTGATAATGAATGGCGATTGCTGGAACTTGGTTTGTTGTTGGGTGTTTGTAGGTTCTCGCCATGCATAGGTAGGTAGCTCTCTCGGTCCTTTGACTTCCTCCCTCAGTCCAGAAACCATGACAGTTAAAGTAACAATCATGTGTTTTTGGATTAGCTTACCTACAGAACACGCGTCAACTTTTGTATCAGAATTGTCGTGATTTAGCAGCTCGCCTCTCTGAAGAAAGGGAATGCAATGAAGAAGCGAGAAACGGTGCATTCTGGTCACCATCAGGTTGGAGCAAAGGTTTTGTGCCACCTTGGTGTGAAACTCTGGAACTATGTACAGTAGTACTAGTTTGGTAGAACCAAGCCAGCCATTAATGGGTTAAAGTGAGACTTGACGATGGAGAAGCAGCTCGAGTTGTCCCTAGTTGCTCTATGAGAGCGTGAGTGAatgttgtttgtcctgtgtgtctctgtgtaaCCCCGGAATGGACCGGCAACCTGTCCATTGTGTTTCCTGCCTCTGGCCCAATGACCGGTGGAGACAGGCTCCAGCCCCCCGTGACACTATAAAGATAAGCAGGTATAGACAATGGAtgaatgggtggatggatgctCTATGTCTAATCTTTTCAAGAGAGTTTTATGGTCTCTTGAAAAGAATGTGGCCAAATTGTAGCATCTAGACGTGTAAGTCTGTCGGAGATAAAACTCTGggtaaaaattacaaaagtagaaaagtaaTTCTACAAAGTGTCAATTGGAGTGGGGTGAATACTAATGCTTTTAAGATTTCCATTTGTTACAACAAACTGTAATAAAGCAaatcatgtataattttctttgcaCCTCACAATtatgttctactttgtgttgttcagCTATGCAAAATGTCTGTCAGGTGACAAACTAAAAATACTCAAGTTGGTATTTGCATGGTGCTGAATGCACACAAAGCATTGCAGACAAAGGTTTGGCCAACACAACATGGAAATCTCACACAGatgaaaacagcagctttaaACAACGTGGAAGAAAACCGCTGCAGGATTTATCAGTAAATGAGAGTTTTATGGCAAATAAAACGATGGCGCGACAATGTCAATGCAAATTTGGTGCGAGTAAAAACATATCCAGATTCCCTTATAGCGTCACATTTAGGTTCCCTAAAGCaaactcttcttttttctttttctgtcagctCAGCACATACAATTTAATCAGACTAGTTCAGTcttcctgcaggaaaacaaataaattcatcttcATGGCACAGAATCCCTGGCATTCCTCTGCAGGGAGGGTTAGTCTCGGCtgaggttttcttttcctttcatttccccATATAGAGCCCTtggttgctttgttttccttttagtttCCAAGTGACATGCCGACCCACCCACTTCCAGGGTTTGTCATGAATGCAACATGTACACCAGGTGGAATAACCCAAAGCACGGAGCCTGCAGATGCTCCTACAAGAAGAATTTGCAATGTG from Xiphophorus couchianus chromosome 13, X_couchianus-1.0, whole genome shotgun sequence harbors:
- the gjb9b gene encoding gap junction protein beta 9b, with amino-acid sequence MNWGNLEVLLSGVNKYSTVFGRVWLSMVFIFRVLVFVVAAQRVWGDESKDFDCNTKQPGCTNVCYDHVFPISHIRLWALQLIFVTCPSLMVVGHVKYREKKDMEYTTSHKGEHLYARPGKKRGGLWWTYLVSLIFKAGFDAGFLYILHFIYKGYDMPRLTKCELPPCPNVVDCYISRPTEKKIFTLFMVVSSSVCILMCICEMVYLIFKRIKKIIIRKKEYDMQRFLESHKMTPLSDPRPFRSKERVDPTVSIQNLNNIKTEEKPLKRVEES